In Schizosaccharomyces osmophilus chromosome 2, complete sequence, the following proteins share a genomic window:
- the yaf9 gene encoding NuA4 and Swr1 complex YEATS family subunit Yaf9, whose amino-acid sequence MAPGTRVSKCQISRPILIGNDAKPLTPEERAHAHTDHTHTWRIFVEGVDGEDISKWIKKVVFKLHDTYNNSTRSIESLPFEVIETGWGEFDIMIRIFFMPETHEKSLTFYHRLKLHPYGPRMEEEKAAGGLVESVQYEEIVFNEPFEYTYKLFSENPIGDGHGLAVESEPDHPFSQQLEQDEADKMELALQHVKNLTDTYKQQLNELQSQRLPVS is encoded by the coding sequence atggcACCAGGAACCCGTGTCAGTAAATGCCAGATCTCGCGTCCCATTCTAATCGGAAACGATGCAAAACCATTGACGCCAGAGGAACGAGCACATGCTCATACGGACCACACGCATACTTGGAGAATTTTCGTAGAAGGTGTTGACGGAGAAGATATTTCGAAATGGATTAAAAAGGTCGTCTTCAAACTGCACGATACCTACAACAACTCTACGCGGAGTATAGAGTCCTTGCCATTTGAAGTCATTGAAACGGGTTGGGGAGAATTTGATATCATGATTCGTATATTCTTTATGCCTGAGACCCATGAAAAATCACTCACCTTCTATCATCGTTTAAAACTCCATCCTTACGGTCCTCGCatggaagaggaaaaagcCGCTGGCGGCTTAGTAGAATCTGTACAATACGAAGAAATCGTTTTCAACGAACCTTTTGAATACACATACAAACTCTTTTCCGAAAATCCCATCGGAGATGGTCACGGTTTAGCTGTTGAGTCAGAACCAGATCATCCGTTCTCTCAGCAATTAGAGCAGGACGAAGCTGATAAGATGGAGTTGGCTTTACAACATGTAAAAAATCTGACCGATACATACAAACAGCAATTAAATGAATTACAAAGCCAAAGGCTTCCAGTTTCCTAG
- the gdt2 gene encoding Golgi Ca(2+)/H(+) antiporter Gdt2, with the protein MKRYLGLLLLATMSLAAMAKDTSSNLLPGGEAIENMDISEASPQSSFTRSLFFAISMIFGCELGDKTFIVAALLSFENSRGMVFLGSYSALFCMTLLGVLLGHAAPMLFPKQYTDLLGGLLFVIFGVKMIREGIEAMNAHESIDEEFKRVEDEIKTAKPVEELMEEGSIPKNHVEKSEKDSVDFISPTLDGLKNLFGFLLSPLFVKAFALTFVSEWGDRSQIATIAMAASDNMFGVFLGANLGHAFCTGLAVLSGKYLATKIQMHKVLLSGGCLFIIFGLVYFYQGFS; encoded by the exons ATGAAACGATATTTGGGTTTGCTTTTACTGGCTACTATGAGTCTAGCAGCTATGGCTAAG GATACCTCGTCCAATCTTTTACCAGGCGGAGAAGCAATTGAGAATATGGATATCTCAGAGGCTTCTCCTCAGAGTAGTTTTACGagaagtttgttttttgctATTTCCATGATCTTTGGTTGCGAACTTGGAGATAAGACGTTTATTGTGGCAGCCCTCCtttctttcgaaaattCAAGAGGCATGGTATTCCTTGGATCTTATAGTGCCTTATTTTGCATGACTTTACTCGGCGTCCTTTTAGGACATGCTGCGCCTATGCTTTTCCCTAAACAATATACGGATCTTTTAGGTggattgctttttgtaatcTTTGGTGTCAAAATGATTCGTGAAGGCATCGAGGCCATGAACGCTCATGAATCAATTGATGAAGAGTTTAAGCGTGTGGAAGATGAAATTAAGACTGCTAAGCCAGTTGAAGAACTTATGGAAGAAGGTTCGATTCCCAAAAACCATGTTGAGAAATCAGAGAAAGATAGCGTTGATTTTATAAGTCCAACTTTAGACGGATTAAAGAATCTTTTCGGGTTCTTGTTGTCTCCCCTGTTTGTAAAAGCATTTGCATTGACATTTGTAAGTGAATGGGGTGATCGCTCGCAAATAGCAACCATTGCTATGGCTGCTAGTGACAATATGTTTGGTGTATTTCTAGGAGCCAATTTAGGACATGCTTTTTGCACGGGTTTGGCCGTACTTTCTGGAAAATACCTTGCTaccaaaatccaaatgCACAAAGTGTTATTATCTGGGGGCTGCCTCTTCATAATATTTGGTTTGGTGTACTTTTATCAAGGATTCTCTTAG
- the shg1 gene encoding Set1C complex subunit Shg1, translating into MELNKTVNVEDLVTRFKREGHFDRLRKLVLETFKEKESEGFAEQLRTIAETELEKDPSLKMKDHFRTAPLIAGAVDRTSLYENTMENIKNNILSQEELKVNVREAIKQLCYKETDGHQET; encoded by the exons atggaatTGAATAAAACGGTAAACGTGGAGGATTTAGTGACAAGATTCAAAAGAGAAGGTCATTTCGATCGCTTACGAAAACTTGTCTTGGAAACATTCAAGGAAAAG GAATCGGAGGGATTCGCTGAGCAACTTCGAACAATTGCTGAAACAGAACTTGAGAAAGACCcttctttaaaaatgaaggatcATTTTCGAACGGCTCCTTTAATAGCAGGCGCTGTTGATCG GACATCACTTTATGAAAACACAATGGagaatataaaaaacaatattttATCTCAAGAAGAACTCAAAGTAAACGTTCGAGAGGCAATAAAGCAATTGTGTTACAAAGAAACAGATGGACATCAAGAAACCTAA
- the dma1 gene encoding mitotic spindle checkpoint ubiquitin ligase Dma1 translates to MTKAVEGCRKENEGFAESSAEKEECKFSIRLTNFVGPNTHSFSFDPLVRYWDKKSDCLPIYIGRYTERFNGGDVSAIVFRSKVVSRKHAQIYHENNAWYIQDMGSSSGTFLNHVRLSPPSKTSKPYPISNNDILQLGADYRGGYEMHYRCVRARVELNNSWKIRINPYNLNEFRRVQELAVSGSTDNGPPECCICLMPVLPCQALFFAPCSHTYHYKCIRPTLAESHPYFSCFICRKYHDLEAPVEEADECLNDLLLHTTVKE, encoded by the coding sequence ATGACCAAGGCTGTGGAAGGTTGtcggaaagaaaatgaaggattCGCTGAATCTAGTGccgaaaaagaagaatgcaAATTCTCTATTCGCCTTACCAACTTTGTAGGGCCAAATACGCACTCGTTTTCGTTCGATCCACTAGTTCGGTATTGGGATAAAAAAAGCGACTGTCTACCTATCTATATTGGAAGATACACCGAGAGATTTAACGGAGGTGATGTGTCTGCCATAGTTTTTCGCTCTAAGGTCGTGAGCCGTAAGCATGCTCAAATTTATCACGAGAATAATGCTTGGTATATCCAAGATATGGGTTCAAGTTCCGGAACATTTCTTAATCACGTTCGTTTGTCACCGCCCTCTAAGACTAGCAAGCCTTATCCCATTTCTAATAATGATATTCTCCAGCTCGGTGCCGACTATCGTGGCGGTTATGAAATGCATTATCGGTGTGTCCGTGCGCGAGTCGAACTCAATAATTCTTGGAAAATTAGAATTAATCCTTACAATTTAAATGAATTCCGCCGCGTTCAAGAACTAGCTGTATCTGGTTCAACGGATAATGGTCCTCCCGAGTGTTGCATATGTTTAATGCCTGTTTTACCTTGCCAAGCACTCTTCTTTGCTCCTTGTTCCCACACTTATCATTATAAATGCATACGTCCAACTCTGGCAGAAAGCCATCCATACTTTAGTTGTTTTATATGTCGGAAATACCACGATTTGGAAGCACCAGTCGAAGAGGCTGACGAATGTTTGAATGACCTCCTGTTACATACCACCGTTAAAGAgtaa
- the imt3 gene encoding mannosyltransferase Imt3 produces MNKPALIFFSILSLIIVFTLHLFWGPIKLFFIDYRTDILQASDLPDDFTYSPIDNTTENIPRVIHQTWKTEDIPDRWKDAQQSCINLHPDFEYKLWTDEAMREFMKENYSWFLPKYDAYPFNIERADVVRYFILYHYGGIYLDLDVGCNRSMKPLLEYPAFVRKTSPSGISNNVIGIRKKHPFLLQVIRSLPSYAFNYHFPYLTVMYSTGPLFFSVVWRAWRSLPMAENWHHIWVLNSDVYTGFNHSFFNIYEGSSWHNDDAGLVFYLLRHWLLLTVLGFILFFFIIFLIFGSSLKPAARVSRSSRRAFGSPFSSKSSSPWRKIKQYVSTDENSDQQNSDAVPFMAEFDLESQTRPKSR; encoded by the coding sequence ATGAACAAGCCAGctctcatttttttctctatatTGTCCCTGATTATAGTCTTCACGCTCCATCTTTTCTGGGGACCCAtcaaattattttttatagaCTATCGAACAGACATTTTGCAAGCAAGCGACTTGCCGGATGATTTCACTTATTCGCCCATTGATAACACAACCGAAAACATCCCCCGTGTTATCCATCAGACTTGGAAAACCGAGGATATTCCTGACAGATGGAAGGATGCCCAGCAAAGCTGCATTAATTTGCATCCCGACTTTGAATATAAACTCTGGACGGATGAGGCGATGCGAgaatttatgaaagaaaactattCCTGGTTTCTACCAAAGTACGATGCGTATCCCTTTAACATAGAACGCGCTGATGTCGTTCGCTACTTCATCCTGTACCATTACGGTGGTATTTATTTAGACTTAGATGTTGGTTGTAATCGTTCGATGAAACCTTTACTGGAGTATCCCGCGTTTGTTCGGAAAACAAGCCCCAGTGGTATTAGCAATAACGTTATCGGAATTAGGAAAAAACATCCTTTTCTGCTCCAAGTCATCCGTTCTCTACCGTCGTATGCCTTCAATTATCATTTCCCTTACTTAACGGTGATGTATTCGACGGGTCccttgttcttttctgtCGTTTGGAGAGCATGGCGAAGTCTCCCCATGGCTGAAAATTGGCACCACATTTGGGTCTTAAACTCTGATGTATATACCGGTTTTAACCACTCGTTTTTCAACATCTATGAAGGATCATCCTGGCATAATGACGATGCTGGGCTTGTATTTTATCTTCTCCGACATTGGTTATTATTGACTGTATTAGGATTTATactatttttctttatcattttcttgatCTTTGGATCATCCCTAAAGCCTGCTGCTAGAGTCTCTCGATCGAGCAGACGAGCTTTTGGTAGTCCATTTTCAAGCAAATCTTCCTCTCCTTGGagaaaaatcaagcaaTACGTCTCCACCGATGAAAATAGTGATCAGCAAAATTCTGATGCTGTTCCCTTTATGGCCGAGTTCGACCTTGAATCTCAAACGAGGCCAAAGAGCCGGTGA
- the sec3 gene encoding exocyst complex subunit Sec3 has translation MEDLSGDAIAAEIIQAVNLSKSVDKQTGNEKAISYLGVEEERGVTVVGSKMKPRYIVLSYDENTHVFNIHRLKASDKGGMQVVRSWPLFELQGITVIDDRDVTFTINKPHLLRSNDTVARNKFIFSLAKQYMYYMGRPLSVLTTDGRKVDWAYRNSFVEDTAKPLSIPKARNSLPESTVAAPSPSSSSRNGHLRNFSDGPIVTNLETDFPSNENEELSSSLPTNTKSIKDDQTSDRKPMSHSKLKHQARTLSSSISGKSASSVPDSSFPQKDEPISEKNSLKKPSYKDNFIQEQAQLFPPKSPLRKGGRRDTNFTSDPKKDAFQSKRRTTPSSSSKDLLSQDPMSLMDEKSYVSRSKEHNVLLSDEPNLILSDSSGFNENPFQSSLDSAYSQQLPSKEGSSPIRAPSISTKSSLRNTPVSIPKKKNHSPSSGLQIPAKHPSRQGLPLSTANTSDINLSSLSFQSLESQEFAASTRPKMSTMSNNQVSSDTSPALNVLTPTLRGSIIEEAYNVHSKISINSLPKNVTQEMSQLNWSNKATYKDYYDSMESQFNTSMKKSVQNLVEEDGKMEKIRKNIDNCVAGCDSLSSTINLFSLELSEALNDIMNNNQQIKHK, from the coding sequence ATGGAGGATCTTTCAGGAGACGCTATCGCAGCAGAAATTATTCAGGCTGTGAACCTCTCCAAGTCTGTGGATAAGCAAACAGGAAATGAGAAAGCTATCTCCTACCTTGGCGTTGAGGAAGAACGGGGCGTAACTGTCGTTGGTTCGAAAATGAAGCCTCGATATATTGTTCTTTCATATGATGAAAACACTCATGTTTTCAATATTCATCGCTTAAAAGCAAGTGATAAAGGAGGAATGCAAGTTGTGAGAAGTTGGCCTCTGTTCGAATTACAAGGAATTACCGTTATTGACGATCGAGATGTCACATTCACAATTAACAAACCCCATCTCCTCAGAAGCAATGATACGGTCGCGAGAAATAAGTTTATATTCTCACTTGCAAAACAATATATGTACTACATGGGTAGGCCTCTAAGTGTTCTGACCACAGACGGTCGGAAAGTAGACTGGGCTTATCGTAATTCGTTTGTGGAGGATACAGCAAAGCCTTTGAGTATACCAAAAGCTAGAAATTCTCTACCGGAAAGCACTGTGGCGGCACCCAGCCCTTCATCGTCTTCTAGAAATGGTCACTTGCGCAATTTTTCTGATGGACCCATTGTTACGAATCTAGAAACAGACTTCCcttcaaatgaaaatgaagaactTTCAAGTTCTCTACCGACtaatacaaaaagtattAAGGATGATCAGACTTCAGACAGAAAACCCATGTCTCATTCGAAGTTGAAGCATCAAGCAAGAACGCTTAGCAGTTCTATTTCTGGTAAGTCTGCCTCATCCGTTCcggattcttcttttcctcaaAAGGACGAACCTATATCTGAGAAAAATTCTCTAAAAAAGCCTTCGTACAAAGATAATTTTATACAGGAACAAGCTCAATTATTTCCTCCAAAATCCCCTCTGCGTAAAGGAGGACGCAGAGATACAAATTTTACTTCTGACCCAAAAAAGGATGcttttcaaagcaaaagaagaactaCACCTTCGTCTTCGTCAAAAGATCTATTGTCCCAAGACCCAATGTCATTGATGGATGAGAAGTCATATGTTAGTCGTTCGAAAGAACACAATGTTCTGTTATCTGACGAGCCTAACCTAATATTGAGCGATTCGAGTGGATTTAATGAAAATCCCTTTCAATCAAGTCTAGATTCAGCTTATAGCCAACAACTACCTTCTAAGGAAGGATCATCACCTATTCGCGCTCCCTCTATTTCAACTAAAAGTTCTTTGAGAAATACCCCAGTTTCtattcccaaaaaaaaaaatcattctcCGTCTTCGGGTCTTCAGATACCAGCGAAACATCCATCTCGCCAAGGTTTACCATTAAGTACGGCCAACACGAGTGATATTAATTTATCATCTTTGAGCTTCCAATCTCTAGAATCTCAAGAATTCGCTGCTTCAACTCGTCCAAAGATGAGTACCATGTCTAACAATCAAGTTTCAAGCGATACTTCACCTGCCCTAAATGTGCTGACGCCTACTCTACGAGGCTCCattattgaagaagcttACAATGTACATTCTAAAATCAGTATAAATAGCCTACCAAAAAACGTGACACAGGAAATGTCTCAATTGAACTGGAGTAACAAAGCAACTTATAAGGATTATTATGACTCTATGGAATCTCAATTTAACActtcaatgaaaaagagtGTGCAAAATTTAGTAGAGGAAGATGGAAAAATGGAGAAGATAAGGAAAAATATTGATAACTGCGTTGCGGGATGCGATTCTTTAAGTTCGACtattaatttgttttcacTCGAACTTTCGGAGGCATTAAACGATATTATGAATAATAATCAGCAGATAAAGCAcaaataa
- the mst2 gene encoding histone acetyltransferase Mst2: MPAEVAVSPTDTKSLLVIKFDVKSVYYENYKKLLLDLECEKTFVGVLTEEEADTSLTDLTPNDTQLFDKAKSVVSRTKDVAHAFSDPVLSSQLHAPPPQPTSIRNVYFGNYRVKPWYTSPYPEEYSCSRNLYLCESCLKYMNSDYVLQRHRMKCAWRHPPGDEIYRDQNISVFEVDGQRQPIYCQNLCLLAKMFLQSKILCYDVEPFLFYIMTEYDGASCKILGYFSKEKRSASNYNVSCILTLPIYQRRGYGAFLIEFSYLLSKAERKFGSPEKPLSDLGLLSYRSYWRKRVAETLLSMRSSVSIENIAQATSMVCDDVISALEALSVLKYDMKKKIYVLHVDKMKLYHVCKKWDEKHPQRVKPTSLRWTPYIGEAKISDLLLQEDILLPLSNQNHVYEGLCSNY, translated from the coding sequence ATGCCAGCAGAGGTTGCTGTGTCTCCTACTGATACAAAAAGTCTGTTAGTCATTAAATTTGATGTCAAATCTGTATATTAcgaaaattacaaaaaactTCTGTTGGACTTGGAATGCGAGAAAACATTTGTTGGTGTTTtaactgaagaagaagcagacACATCCTTAACGGATTTGACACCGAATGATACCCAATTATTTGATAAAGCAAAGAGTGTTGTTTCCAGGACTAAAGACGTAGCACATGCTTTTTCTGATCCTGTTCTTTCAAGCCAACTGCATGCACCACCACCTCAGCCTACGTCGATTCGCAATGTTTACTTTGGTAATTACAGAGTAAAGCCATGGTATACTTCTCCCTATCCAGAAGAATATAGTTGCTCAAGGAACCTTTACTTATGCGAGTCTTGTCTCAAATATATGAACAGTGATTACGTTCTTCAACGGCACAGAATGAAATGTGCTTGGAGGCATCCACCTGGTGACGAGATTTATAGGGATCAGAATATCTCAGTCTTTGAAGTAGATGGACAACGACAACCTATTTACTGTCAAAATCTGTGTCTACTGGCAAAAATGTTTCTACAGTCTAAAATACTTTGTTACGATGTTGAgccttttctcttttatataATGACTGAATACGACGGGGCTTCCTGTAAAATTTTAGGATATTTCAGTAAGGAAAAAAGATCAGCTTCAAATTACAATGTATCTTGCATTTTGACTTTACCGATATATCAGCGAAGGGGTTATGGTGCTTTTCTGATAGAATTCAGTTACTTATTAAGTAAGGCTGAACGAAAATTTGGGTCTCCTGAGAAGCCATTATCTGATTTGGGTCTACTCTCATACCGTAGTTATTGGAGAAAGCGCGTCGCTGAAACTTTGTTGAGTATGAGATCTTCGGTAAGCATTGAGAATATAGCTCAAGCAACTTCCATGGTTTGCGACGATGTTATTTCAGCCCTAGAAGCATTATCTGTTTTGAAATAtgatatgaaaaagaaaatttacGTTCTTCATGTTgacaaaatgaaattgtATCATGTTTGTAAAAAGTGGGATGAAAAGCATCCTCAAAGGGTGAAACCAACTTCCTTACGGTGGACTCCCTATATTGGTGAAGCTAAAATATCAGACTTACTACTACAGGAGGATATCCTACTTCCTTTAAGCAACCAAAATCATGTTTATGAAGGTCTATGCTCGAATTACTAA
- the pck1 gene encoding protein kinase C (PKC)-like Pck1: MVFRKNAIHDAYKKIEREESLIMGAKAMVASTKNPEVKKRLETNIAVSENNITYLQERIQALKIEQNGKDDASAEESDSVQNHASKQQDGDYQILHESRSAFELLSSEKPLTPQKISTMLQHLQMRLSVEQQCVSGIDKILRLYSKEGKDTRDVSVKLREGKQKVNLLKRSMKRYNELHIPLDQPSSGHDDHPAQVAFRGLAKPVSGRLQVTIHSVRNLEHTSLFQQNLSPTYSYTVCYVDDTQVARSRSSPADEWDESFTFDVHRAKEVQLLIYDQKKEVDVPIGFLLIPASLIAEELRRKRNLHELSEANWKPSLADQNAYNNSSARPATAASATSYRNSLYDPLASSPASAPSSYRLLSRTWLSLEPVGQICVSITFSKKLTTRQFLETGLGRQGAIRQKKDEVVAGHLGHQFIQKQFYQIMRCAVCGELFSYSPGLQCENCSFVCHKKCLHKILAGCIALSNAEKADFGRLKYQIPHRFEPLSSLGAHWCAHCGFFLPLRRKDCFRCEECNLTCHGQCAHLVPDYCGMSIDLKNQLLAGLDVNNKSPKGKQGTNKQDTRSSVF, from the exons ATGGTGTTTCGAAAAAATGCTATTCATGATGCTTACAAGAAGATTGAGCGAGAGGAGTCGCTAATCATGGGAGCGAAAGCAATGGTAGCATCGACAAAAAACCCAGAAGTAAAAAAACGATTAGAAACAAATATTGCTGTATCCGAAAACAATATCACTTATCTacaagaaagaatccaaGCGCTAAAGATTGAGCAAAATGGGAAAGATGACGCCTCTGCAGAAGAAAGTGACTCTGTGCAAAACCATGCTTCAAAGCAACAAGATGGCGATTATCAAATTCTGCATGAAAGCAGAAGCGCTTTTGAATTACTCAGCTCGGAGAAGCCTTTGACTCCGCAGAAGATTTCCACTATGTTGCAGCATTTGCAAATGCGGTTGTCTGTAGAGCAACAGTGTGTTTCTGGAATTGATAAAATATTACGTTTATACTCCAAAGAGGGAAAAGATACCCGCGATGTCTCTGTCAAGTTACGAgaaggtaaacaaaaggtcAATCTTTTAAAGCGATCTATGAAGCGCTATAACGAATTACATATTCCCTTGGATCAACCTAGTTCTGGTCACGATGATCATCCGGCTCAGGTTGCTTTCCGTGGTCTAGCAAAGCCAGTTTCCGGTAGACTTCAAGTCACCATTCATTCCGTGCGCAACTTGGAACATACTTCTCTATTCCAACAAAACTTGTCTCCTACATATTCTTATACCGTATGTTATGTTGATGACACCCAAGTTGCTCGTTCAAGAAGCTCGCCTGCTGACGAATGGGACGAGTCCTTTACTTTCGACGTTCATCGCGCAAAAGAAGTACAGCTTCTTATTTatgatcaaaaaaaagaggtCGATGTTCCTATCGGATTCCTTCTTATTCCCGCTTCTTTAATCGCGGAAGAGTTGCGCCGAAAGAGAAACTTACATGAATTGTCCGAAGCTAACTGGAAGCCAAGCTTGGCTGATCAAAATGCCTATAATAATTCTTCAGCTCGTCCGGCTACTGCTGCATCCGCTACATCATATCGCAATTCTCTTTATGATCCTCTTGCTTCCTCACCTGCTTCCGCCCCTTCCTCTTACAGACTTTTATCACGTACGTGGCTTTCCCTTGAACCGGTAGGCCAAATCTGCGTTTCCATAACATTCTCAAAGAAACTAACTACACGACAATTTCTCGAAACTGGTTTAGGTCGTCAGGGTGCTATTCGccaaaagaaggatgaaGTTGTTGCAGGACATCTAGGACACCaatttattcaaaaacaattctaCCAAATTATGCGATGTGCTGTCTGTGGGGAGCTTTTCTCTTATTCTCCTGGTTTACAATGTGAGAATTGTAGTTTTGTTTGCCACAAAAAATGCTTACACAAGATTCTTGCAGGATGTATTGCATTATCAAACGCAGAAAAAGCTGATTTTGGGCGTCTCAAATATCAAATCCCTCACAGATTTGAACCGCTTTCATCCTTGGGAGCTCATTGGTGTGCTCATTgtggtttctttttacctTTGCGGCGCAAAGACTGTTTCAGGTGTGAAGAATGTAATCTTACATGTCATGGGCAATGTGCCCATTTAGTTCCAGATTATTGTGGCATGTCAATTGATCTGAAAAACCAGCTCTTGGCTGGGCTGGACGTCAACAATAAATCACCAAAGGGAAAGCAGGGGACTAACAAGCAAGATACAAGGTCTTCCG TATTCTGA
- a CDS encoding DUF4452 family conserved fungal protein yields the protein MTYFYKPYNFYQNSSSGYQLHEFRSSFEKARTFDAEDDLEFCPALSEEELAAIYQTTGLSPTNSSPSLSPMTPNMYPNAMPTIQNGNYAGMQYAPSSFQHNPSSRQKKSSSIPIIDPVTRAPAILTGSAANSRSKPYW from the exons ATGACCTATTTCTACAAGCCTTATAACTTTTATCagaattcttcttctggtTATCAAT TGCATGAATTtcgttcttcttttgaaaaagcacGAACTTTCGATGCTGAGGATGATTTAGAATTCTGTCCTGCTTtatctgaagaagaa TTGGCCGCCATATACCAAACAACCGGGCTTTCTCCGACGAACAGTTCTCCATCTTTGTCTCCAATGACTCCTAATATGTACCCTAATGCCATGCCGACAATCCAGAATGGAAACTACGCCGGGATGCAATATGCCCCTTCATCATTTCAACACAACCCAAGCAGCCGCCAGAAAAAGTCTTCGAGTATCCCAATCATCGATCCCGTAACTCGTGCTCCTGCGATTTTGACAGGATCTGCAGCAAATTCTCGTTCGAAGCCGTACTGGTAA